The [Eubacterium] siraeum genome contains a region encoding:
- the rapZ gene encoding RNase adapter RapZ yields the protein MKTEFVIVTGISGAGKSCAVNVMEDIGYFCIDNMPPQLIPKFAEICEENDDISKVAIVTDIRGGTMFLNLNATIEELKKCGLDVKLLFVDANHHVVKQRYKETRRKHPLFDVTNGDIDKAIDAEREIIEPLREIADYYIDTSLMSTSTLKENVLNIFLDTPSDSMTISCISFGFKYGVPNEADLVFDVRCLPNPYYIPELKEKSGLDKEVRDYVMSFESSQTLQTKLFDLIDFLIPQYLHEGKSQLVIAFGCTGGKHRSATFAENMCEHLSKNHLKARVLHRDVNKDKK from the coding sequence ATGAAAACCGAATTTGTTATAGTAACGGGAATTTCGGGTGCAGGCAAATCCTGTGCGGTAAACGTTATGGAGGATATAGGCTATTTCTGCATAGACAATATGCCGCCTCAGCTGATACCGAAATTTGCCGAGATATGCGAAGAAAACGATGATATTTCAAAGGTCGCTATTGTTACCGACATTCGTGGCGGAACTATGTTTCTGAACCTCAACGCCACCATAGAGGAACTGAAAAAGTGTGGCCTTGACGTAAAACTGCTGTTTGTAGATGCAAACCATCATGTAGTAAAACAGCGATATAAGGAAACACGCCGTAAGCATCCGCTTTTTGATGTGACAAACGGTGACATAGACAAGGCAATAGACGCAGAAAGGGAGATAATCGAGCCTCTGCGTGAAATTGCCGATTATTACATTGATACAAGCCTGATGTCAACCTCTACGCTGAAGGAAAACGTGCTTAATATTTTCCTTGACACTCCGTCTGACAGCATGACTATAAGCTGTATATCCTTCGGCTTCAAGTACGGTGTGCCGAATGAGGCAGACCTTGTTTTCGATGTGCGTTGCCTGCCGAATCCGTATTACATACCTGAGCTTAAGGAAAAGTCGGGACTTGACAAAGAGGTAAGGGATTATGTGATGAGCTTTGAAAGCTCTCAGACCTTGCAGACAAAGCTGTTCGACCTTATCGACTTTCTGATACCTCAGTATCTTCACGAGGGAAAAAGCCAGCTTGTAATAGCTTTCGGCTGTACGGGCGGCAAGCACCGCAGCGCAACATTTGCGGAAAATATGTGCGAGCATCTCAGCAAAAATCACCTTAAAGCAAGGGTGCTTCACAGAGATGTGAATAAGGATAAGAAGTAA
- the whiA gene encoding DNA-binding protein WhiA: MSFAADVKNELCKAEHSRKQLELLSKGAAYAMTEDGEGCFFNTENKRVADSIADAFDSVGKEYSTGESTFRGRTLYTVTLADKSYAYPMPDCSGDDAFGVYLRGVFLVCGLVANPEKGYQLELFLHDESKCRTLLSMIEEHGMGAKLSSRRGSSFLYIKESEKISDMLTYMGAMMQAMEIMNVKIYKEVRNNVNRSVNCEAANLDKTIAAAQKQADDINYIFEKRGEGYLPDELLQVAKIRLTALELSLSDIGKMLEPPISRSGVNHRLRKISLIADTLRGEDNRGE, encoded by the coding sequence ATGTCATTTGCCGCCGATGTGAAAAATGAGCTGTGCAAGGCGGAACACAGCAGAAAACAGCTTGAGCTTTTGTCAAAAGGAGCGGCGTATGCTATGACGGAAGACGGCGAAGGCTGTTTTTTTAATACGGAAAACAAAAGGGTAGCCGATAGTATTGCCGATGCTTTCGATTCGGTCGGCAAGGAATACTCGACCGGTGAAAGCACCTTCAGAGGAAGAACGCTTTACACGGTTACTCTTGCGGATAAAAGCTACGCTTACCCTATGCCCGACTGTTCGGGCGATGACGCTTTCGGCGTGTATCTCAGAGGAGTTTTCCTTGTCTGCGGACTGGTTGCAAATCCCGAAAAAGGCTATCAGCTTGAGCTGTTCCTGCACGATGAGAGCAAATGCAGAACATTGCTTTCCATGATAGAAGAACACGGTATGGGGGCAAAGCTGTCAAGCCGCAGAGGCAGCAGCTTTCTTTATATCAAAGAGAGCGAAAAGATCTCCGATATGCTGACCTATATGGGCGCTATGATGCAGGCAATGGAGATAATGAATGTAAAAATCTATAAGGAAGTACGCAACAATGTCAACCGAAGCGTCAACTGCGAGGCGGCCAACCTTGACAAGACTATCGCCGCCGCACAGAAGCAGGCGGACGATATTAATTACATATTCGAAAAAAGAGGAGAAGGGTATCTGCCCGACGAGCTTTTGCAGGTGGCAAAAATCCGCCTTACCGCACTTGAGCTGTCGCTGAGCGATATAGGCAAAATGCTTGAGCCGCCTATAAGCAGGAGCGGAGTAAACCACAGGCTCAGGAAGATAAGCCTTATAGCAGATACACTCAGAGGAGAAGATAATCGGGGAGAGTAA
- a CDS encoding phosphatase has product MKFVADMHTHTLASDHAYSTISENAASAAKAGLSYLGMTDHCINMEDSPHIWHFCNMGVIPHFLSGVRIIKGVEADLTGYNGELDINDDIYYNVEWINASMHNPCIIPGTAEQHTNAYIKVMDNPKVCVLGHTESADYPYDYDAVTKACKEKNVAMEFNVSRFRSQTSVQRLHDIILPTCAKNGCYVIVDSDAHFCDKIGAFKKAEALLKDIDFPEELIVNADLERFENFLRLRGIKTNAEIEPDEE; this is encoded by the coding sequence ATGAAATTCGTTGCTGATATGCACACTCATACGTTGGCATCGGATCACGCATACTCAACTATAAGTGAGAATGCCGCTTCAGCCGCAAAGGCGGGACTGAGCTATCTCGGCATGACCGACCACTGCATAAATATGGAGGATTCGCCGCATATATGGCATTTCTGCAATATGGGCGTTATACCTCATTTCCTGTCGGGAGTGCGTATTATAAAGGGCGTTGAAGCAGACCTTACAGGATATAACGGCGAGCTTGATATAAACGATGATATTTATTACAACGTTGAGTGGATAAATGCGTCGATGCACAATCCCTGCATAATACCGGGTACGGCTGAACAGCACACAAACGCATATATAAAGGTTATGGATAACCCGAAGGTGTGCGTCCTCGGACATACCGAATCGGCGGATTATCCGTATGATTATGATGCGGTAACAAAAGCGTGCAAAGAAAAGAACGTTGCAATGGAGTTCAACGTCAGCCGTTTCAGAAGTCAGACCTCTGTACAGCGTCTGCACGATATTATATTGCCGACCTGTGCAAAAAACGGCTGTTATGTTATCGTTGACTCGGATGCGCATTTCTGCGACAAGATAGGTGCGTTCAAAAAAGCTGAGGCTCTTCTTAAGGATATTGATTTTCCCGAAGAGCTGATAGTAAATGCCGATCTTGAACGCTTTGAAAACTTCCTCAGGCTGAGGGGAATAAAGACAAATGCCGAAATAGAGCCGGATGAAGAATGA
- the murB gene encoding UDP-N-acetylmuramate dehydrogenase, whose product MNDYSILEQTAGKYGAVVLKNEPMKNHTSFRIGGPCDVMIKINCEALLCELIKQCRENDIKYYVVGRGSNILVCDEGLQGVVLLIGSDFGSVRVDGEYIECNAGASLAAVCAVALENELTGLEFAYGIPGSVGGAIFMNAGAYGGEMKDVVVSCRYITEKGDIKEIPLEKMELSYRHSFFSERNLCITSVKMKLTKGEREKIKDRMDTLMERRKDKQPLEYPSAGSTFKRPEGDFAARLIEVCGLKGTACGGAEVSTKHSGFIINKDNATFDDVMGVVDIVKQKVKEQTGVTLECEVLIMK is encoded by the coding sequence TTGAACGATTACAGCATATTGGAGCAGACCGCCGGGAAATACGGCGCAGTCGTGCTTAAAAATGAACCTATGAAAAATCACACCTCGTTCCGTATCGGCGGACCGTGTGATGTTATGATAAAAATAAATTGTGAGGCGTTGCTGTGCGAGCTTATAAAGCAGTGCCGTGAGAACGATATTAAATACTATGTTGTCGGCAGGGGAAGCAATATCCTTGTCTGTGACGAGGGGCTTCAGGGAGTTGTACTGCTTATAGGGAGCGACTTCGGCTCGGTGAGAGTAGACGGTGAATATATAGAGTGCAACGCAGGTGCATCGCTTGCGGCTGTCTGTGCTGTGGCTCTTGAAAATGAGCTTACGGGGCTTGAGTTTGCATACGGCATACCCGGTTCTGTCGGCGGTGCTATTTTTATGAATGCGGGAGCTTACGGCGGCGAGATGAAGGACGTGGTCGTATCCTGCCGTTATATCACCGAGAAAGGCGATATAAAGGAAATCCCGCTTGAAAAAATGGAGCTTTCCTACAGACACAGCTTTTTTTCAGAACGTAACCTCTGCATAACATCCGTAAAAATGAAGCTGACAAAAGGCGAGCGTGAAAAGATAAAAGACCGCATGGATACGCTGATGGAGCGCAGGAAGGATAAACAGCCGCTCGAATACCCAAGCGCAGGCAGTACATTCAAGCGGCCTGAGGGCGACTTTGCCGCAAGACTTATAGAGGTCTGCGGCCTTAAAGGTACAGCCTGCGGAGGCGCAGAGGTCAGCACAAAGCACAGCGGATTTATAATAAATAAAGACAACGCAACGTTTGATGATGTAATGGGCGTTGTGGATATAGTAAAACAAAAGGTCAAAGAGCAGACAGGCGTAACGCTTGAATGCGAAGTGCTTATAATGAAGTGA
- a CDS encoding ROK family protein — protein sequence MYNIGIDLGGTNIKVGVVNDDFKIVGKSNIKTDLPRPAEEIADSIAKGVELACKEAGIDVKDINSIGIGTPGVADRNTGVVLYSCNLGFNNTDLGGLLKHRLGTDIYVENDANVAAYGEVLGGAAKGYKDVVVITLGTGVGGGIIIGGKIYTGFNFCGAELGHVVIEYNGRQCNCGRKGCFEAYSSATALITATKKAMEEDKDSAMWNIAGSIDKVDGKTAFDAMRAGDKSGKAVVDEYLNYLGCGLTNVVNTFQPEMLLIGGGICKEGDYLTKPLEEYIKRESYCINPERSTVLGICKLGNDAGIVGAANLYRLKD from the coding sequence ATGTATAACATAGGAATTGATCTTGGCGGAACAAACATAAAAGTAGGAGTAGTAAATGACGATTTCAAAATCGTAGGAAAATCAAACATAAAGACAGACCTGCCCCGTCCTGCCGAAGAAATCGCAGACAGCATAGCAAAGGGTGTTGAGCTTGCCTGCAAGGAAGCAGGGATCGATGTAAAGGACATCAACAGCATCGGTATCGGAACACCCGGAGTTGCCGACAGAAACACGGGCGTAGTGCTTTATTCCTGTAATCTGGGATTTAACAATACCGATCTCGGCGGACTTTTAAAGCACCGTCTGGGTACGGATATATATGTTGAAAACGATGCTAATGTTGCCGCATACGGAGAGGTTCTCGGCGGAGCGGCAAAGGGATATAAAGATGTTGTCGTAATCACACTCGGTACGGGTGTAGGCGGCGGAATTATAATCGGCGGCAAAATATACACGGGCTTCAATTTCTGCGGTGCGGAGCTTGGCCACGTTGTTATCGAATATAACGGCAGACAGTGCAACTGCGGAAGAAAGGGCTGTTTTGAAGCATACAGCTCGGCTACCGCACTCATCACAGCCACAAAGAAGGCTATGGAAGAGGATAAGGACAGCGCAATGTGGAATATAGCAGGCAGTATTGACAAGGTTGACGGCAAGACGGCATTCGACGCTATGAGAGCAGGCGACAAGAGCGGTAAGGCTGTTGTTGACGAGTACCTGAATTATCTCGGATGCGGACTTACAAACGTAGTAAACACATTCCAGCCCGAAATGCTGCTTATCGGCGGAGGAATCTGCAAGGAGGGCGACTATCTCACAAAGCCGCTCGAGGAATATATAAAGCGTGAGAGCTACTGCATAAACCCCGAGCGTTCGACTGTTCTCGGCATATGCAAGCTTGGAAATGACGCCGGTATCGTCGGAGCGGCAAATCTCTACAGACTTAAAGACTAA